Proteins from one Pseudomonas bijieensis genomic window:
- a CDS encoding DUF1302 domain-containing protein → MTTITMRAIFKPQALAVAVALGCCAQAQAVSFNIGEIEGQFDSSLSVGASWGMRDADKDLVGTVNGGRGQSSTGDDGRLNFKKGETFSKIFKGLHDLELKYGDTGVFVRGKYWYDFELKDEGREFKDISDSNRKEGAKSSGAQILDAFVYHNYSIADLPGTVRAGKQVVSWGESTFIGNSINSINPVDVSAFRRPGAEIKEGLIPVNMLFASQGLTDKLTIEGFYQLEWDQTVVDNCGTFFGNDVVADGCTTGYTVGSPAIAPFVPLTQAFGQDIQVSSEGVIIPRGGDRDARDSGQWGTALRWLGDDTEYGLYFMNYHSRTPTVGTTTAGLSTLAALPGMVAIANGLAPGSGAGLAQSVMLGRGGYYLEYPEDIRLYGASFSTTLPTGTAWTGEVSYRPNAPVQVNTNDLTLALVNPIAGGAASPIATAPGADNTGYRRKEVTQVQSTLTHFFDQVLGADRLTVVGEAAVVHVGGLESKDKLRYGRDSVYGQYGFRGDTDGFVTSTSWGYRARAILDYSNVIGGVNFKPNVSWSHDVAGYGPNGLFNEGAKAVSVGVDADYRNTYTASLSYTDFFGGDYNVLEDRDFLALSFGVNF, encoded by the coding sequence ATGACAACAATAACAATGCGCGCCATCTTCAAGCCGCAGGCGCTGGCCGTCGCGGTGGCCTTGGGTTGCTGTGCCCAGGCGCAGGCCGTTTCATTCAACATTGGCGAGATCGAGGGTCAGTTCGATTCGTCGCTGTCCGTGGGCGCGAGCTGGGGCATGCGCGATGCCGACAAGGACTTGGTCGGCACGGTCAACGGCGGCCGGGGCCAGTCCTCCACCGGTGATGATGGGCGGCTGAATTTCAAGAAAGGCGAGACCTTTTCCAAAATCTTCAAGGGCCTGCACGACCTCGAACTCAAGTACGGCGATACCGGTGTGTTCGTGCGCGGCAAGTACTGGTACGACTTCGAACTCAAGGATGAAGGCCGCGAGTTCAAGGACATCAGCGACAGCAATCGCAAGGAAGGCGCCAAGTCCTCGGGGGCACAGATTCTCGATGCCTTCGTCTATCACAATTATTCCATCGCCGATTTGCCGGGCACCGTGCGCGCCGGCAAGCAGGTGGTCAGTTGGGGGGAGAGTACCTTCATCGGTAACTCCATCAACAGCATCAACCCGGTGGACGTGTCCGCGTTCCGTCGCCCTGGTGCGGAGATCAAGGAAGGCTTGATCCCGGTGAACATGCTGTTCGCTTCCCAGGGCCTGACCGACAAGCTCACTATCGAAGGTTTCTACCAGTTGGAGTGGGACCAGACCGTGGTGGATAACTGCGGCACGTTCTTCGGCAACGATGTGGTGGCCGATGGCTGCACCACTGGCTACACTGTGGGCAGCCCGGCGATTGCGCCGTTCGTGCCATTGACCCAGGCATTTGGCCAGGATATCCAGGTCTCCAGTGAAGGGGTGATCATTCCCCGTGGCGGTGACCGCGACGCCCGCGACTCCGGCCAGTGGGGCACGGCGTTGCGCTGGCTCGGCGATGACACCGAGTACGGCCTGTACTTCATGAACTACCACAGCCGTACGCCTACCGTCGGGACGACCACGGCGGGGCTCTCGACGCTGGCGGCGTTGCCGGGCATGGTCGCGATTGCCAACGGCCTGGCGCCTGGCAGCGGTGCGGGTCTGGCGCAGAGTGTGATGCTGGGGCGTGGTGGGTATTATCTTGAATACCCGGAAGACATCCGCCTGTACGGCGCCAGTTTCTCCACGACGTTGCCCACCGGCACCGCGTGGACCGGGGAAGTCAGCTATCGTCCCAACGCGCCGGTTCAGGTCAATACCAACGACCTGACCCTGGCCCTGGTCAACCCGATTGCCGGTGGCGCGGCGTCGCCCATCGCAACCGCACCGGGTGCCGACAACACCGGTTACCGGCGCAAGGAAGTGACCCAGGTCCAGAGCACCCTGACGCACTTCTTCGATCAGGTGCTGGGGGCTGATCGCCTGACCGTGGTCGGCGAGGCGGCGGTGGTGCATGTCGGTGGCCTGGAGTCCAAGGACAAGCTGCGTTATGGCCGTGATTCGGTCTATGGCCAGTATGGCTTCCGGGGTGACACCGATGGCTTCGTCACCTCGACGTCCTGGGGCTATCGCGCCCGGGCGATTCTTGATTATTCCAACGTGATCGGCGGGGTGAACTTCAAGCCCAACGTGTCCTGGTCCCATGACGTGGCCGGCTATGGCCCCAACGGTCTGTTCAACGAAGGCGCCAAGGCGGTCAGCGTTGGTGTCGATGCCGATTACCGCAACACCTACACCGCCAGCTTGAGCTACACCGACTTTTTTGGCGGCGATTACAACGTTCTCGAAGACCGCGACTTCCTCGCGTTGAGCTTCGGCGTGAACTTCTGA
- a CDS encoding DUF1329 domain-containing protein, translating to MRKMILQCGALALSLLAANVMAAVSPDEANKLGTSLTPLGAEKAGNADGSIPAWTGGIPKNAGAVDSKGFLADPFANEKPLFTITAATVDKYKDKLSEGQVAMFKRYPETYKIPVYPTHRSVGLPPEIYESAKRSALNVNAINDGNGLANFTGNRYYAFPIPKNGVEVLWNHVTRYHGGNLRRIITQATPQTNGSFTPIRFEEEIAVPFLIKDADPEKASNVLTYFKQEVTAPARLAGNVLLVHETLDQVKEPRLAWIYNAGQRRVRRAPQVAYDGPGTAADGLRTSDNFDLFSGAPDRYDWKLIGKKEMYIPYNSYKLDSPSLKYDDVIKAGHINQDLTRYELHRVWEVVGTVKPSERHIYAKRHMYFDEDSWQAALVDHYDGRGQLWRVAEGHAQFYYDHQNPGYTLEALYDIIAGRYIALGMKNEEKHSYEYGFEARAADYTPAALRSTGVR from the coding sequence ATGCGCAAGATGATCCTGCAATGCGGTGCCCTGGCCTTGAGCCTGCTGGCCGCGAACGTGATGGCGGCGGTCTCGCCGGATGAAGCGAACAAACTGGGCACCAGCCTGACGCCGTTGGGCGCGGAAAAAGCCGGCAATGCCGATGGCTCGATCCCGGCCTGGACTGGCGGTATTCCGAAAAATGCCGGAGCCGTGGACAGCAAGGGCTTTTTGGCCGACCCATTTGCCAATGAAAAACCGCTGTTCACCATCACCGCCGCGACTGTGGACAAGTACAAGGACAAGCTGTCCGAAGGCCAGGTCGCGATGTTCAAGCGTTACCCGGAAACCTACAAGATCCCGGTCTACCCGACTCATCGCAGCGTCGGCTTGCCACCGGAAATCTATGAGTCGGCCAAGCGCAGCGCCCTTAACGTGAACGCCATCAACGATGGTAATGGCCTGGCCAATTTCACCGGCAACCGCTACTACGCCTTCCCGATTCCCAAGAATGGTGTGGAAGTGTTGTGGAACCACGTCACCCGCTATCACGGCGGTAACCTGCGGCGCATCATCACCCAGGCCACGCCGCAGACCAATGGCAGCTTCACACCGATCCGCTTTGAAGAAGAAATTGCCGTGCCGTTCCTGATCAAGGACGCCGACCCGGAAAAGGCCAGCAACGTATTGACCTATTTCAAGCAGGAGGTGACTGCTCCGGCACGCCTGGCCGGCAACGTGCTGTTGGTGCATGAAACCCTCGACCAAGTGAAGGAACCACGCCTGGCCTGGATCTACAACGCCGGCCAACGCCGGGTGCGTCGCGCCCCGCAAGTGGCTTACGACGGCCCGGGTACCGCCGCCGATGGTCTGCGTACTTCCGACAACTTTGACCTGTTTTCCGGCGCGCCGGACCGTTACGACTGGAAGCTGATCGGCAAGAAGGAAATGTACATCCCGTACAACAGCTACAAGCTCGATTCGCCAAGCCTCAAGTACGACGACGTGATCAAGGCCGGCCACATCAACCAGGACCTGACCCGCTATGAATTGCACCGGGTCTGGGAAGTGGTCGGCACGGTCAAGCCGAGTGAGCGGCACATCTATGCCAAGCGCCACATGTACTTCGACGAGGACAGCTGGCAGGCGGCGCTGGTGGATCACTACGACGGTCGCGGCCAACTGTGGCGTGTTGCCGAAGGTCATGCCCAGTTCTACTACGACCATCAGAACCCGGGCTACACCCTGGAGGCGCTCTACGACATCATCGCTGGTCGCTACATCGCGCTGGGGATGAAGAACGAAGAGAAACACAGCTACGAGTATGGCTTCGAAGCCAGGGCCGCCGACTACACGCCGGCAGCGCTGCGTTCGACCGGGGTTCGCTAA